In Caloenas nicobarica isolate bCalNic1 chromosome 5, bCalNic1.hap1, whole genome shotgun sequence, a single genomic region encodes these proteins:
- the TSSC4 gene encoding U5 small nuclear ribonucleoprotein TSSC4 — MGDQGADEPFLGIVAGGATDYEGVLPSDTVSLSDSDSDDLGLADEAEVDTISPEEPSVDDGDHRSRETPDSSNSSQRSPVQPFHLRGMSSTFSLRSQSIFDCLEEAAKLSVPSMPEDNVVDGRFKRPLPPATVSSNMVPESLGKQAKPVQAPKTTPAVPDYVAHPERWTKYSLDGVSESSDKTNKAVAMEFLEGLKKREEEQSSAAQDSYTPYFNQDPSSCGAGRIVFTRPTKRGVDGLEKKTSAWEDDKKHVTTDLKGKSLKKTDDLREEDKIELGHLNSASGKATEEDECMMAGDLNTDDKLSARFSGVGEEPRVETVGFHCSKKKNRKNFRPKVDDEGEEEES; from the coding sequence ATGGGAGATCAGGGTGCAGATGAACCTTTTCTGGGAATAGTGGCTGGTGGTGCCACAGACTATGAAGGAGTTCTGCCTTCAGATACAGTGTCACTCAGCGATTCTGATTCTGATGATTTGGGCTTAGCAGATGAAGCAGAAGTTGATACAATATCTCCAGAGGAGCCATCTGTAGATGATGGGGATCACAGATCAAGGGAGACCCCTGACTCCTCAAACAGCAGTCAAAGATCTCCTGTCCAGCCGTTCCATCTGAGGGGCATGAGTTCTACATTCTCCCTCCGTAGCCAGAGCATTTTTGATTGCCTGGAAGAGGCGGCCAAGTTATCTGTGCCCTCAATGCCTGAAGATAATGTTGTCGATGGGAGGTTTAAGCGTCCATTGCCTCCAGCCACAGTGTCAAGTAACATGGTTCCAGAAAGCCTGGGAAAGCAGGCCAAGCCAGTGCAGGCTCCCAAAACTactcctgcagtgcctgactATGTGGCACACCCAGAGCGCTGGACCAAATACAGCCTGGATGGAGTTTCAGAATCTAGTGACAAGACTAACAAGGCAGTGGCCATGGAATTTCTAGAGGGtttgaagaaaagagaggaggaacAAAGCTCAGCTGCCCAAGATAGCTACACCCCATACTTCAACCAGGACCCTTCCAGCTGTGGAGCTGGGAGGATTGTCTTCACCAGGCCAACAAAAAGGGGTGTTGATggactggaaaagaaaacatcagcatGGGAGGATGACAAGAAACATGTGACAACAGATCTGAAAGGAAAATCTCTTAAGAAGACTGATGACTTGAGGGAAGAGGATAAGATAGAACTGGGGCACTTAAATAGTGCAAGTGGAAAGGCAACAGAAGAGGACGAGTGCATGATGGCAGGGGACCTGAATACAGATGATAAGCTTAGTGCAAGGTTTAGTGGTGTAGGTGAAGAGCCACGGGTGGAAACAGTTGGATTCCATTgcagtaagaagaaaaataggaaaaatttcCGACCTAAAGTAGATGatgaaggggaggaggaagaatccTAA